The sequence CGGCTCCGGAGAGGCGGTATGTCATGATCGCTATCGAGCACCTCTCTGTCACCTACCGCCGGGAGGGACGCAGCGTGGCGGCGCTGCAGGATGTCTCCCTCACGCTGGAGCCCGGCGAGATCCTCGCCGTGGTGGGCGAGTCCGGCAGCGGCAAGAGCACGCTGCTGATGGCCATCCTGGGGCTGCTGCCGCCGGGTACCGAGGCAGGGGGCACCGTCACCGTGGACGATTCGGAACCCATGGAGGCCGGGAGCGAGGCGGTCACACCGCTGCGGTGGACCCGGATCGCCCTGATCCTCCAGGGAAGCATGCACTCCTTCACCCCGGTGATCACCGTGGGCAGACAGATCGCCGAAGCCATCCGGCAGCACGGGTGCCGCCGGGAGAGCAGGGATGTCCGTCAGACCGTGGCGGAACTGCTCGAGGAGGTGGGGCTTCCCGGGACCATGGCGGATCGTTTCCCCCACGAGCTCTCGGGCGGTCAGAAGCAGCGGGCCGCCGTGGCCATGGCGCTGGCCTGTTCGCCGCCCTACCTGCTGGCCGATGAGCCCACCACCGCGCTGGATGTGATCACCCAGGCACGGGTGATGCACCTGCTCCAGACCACCGTCCGGGAGCGCCACAGCGGCCTCATGCTGGTCACCCACGATCTGGCGCTGGCCAGCGGCGTGGCCCATCGGATCGCCGTTCTGGAAGGGGGTTCCCTGGTGGAGGTCAACCGCTCCTGCCGGATCATCAAACAGCCCCGCAAAGGGCCCACCAGGCGGCTGGTGGCCGCACTGCGACGGCTGGAGGAGGAAACGGAATGAAACCCGCCGTAGCCTGCCGCGACCTGGGTCTCGCCTTCACCTCACGCAAGACGCGCACCGTCTGGGCCTACCGGCATATCAACCTGACCCTCCAGCCGGGAGCCTCCCTCGCCCTGATCGGCGAGACCGGCAGCG is a genomic window of Synergistales bacterium containing:
- a CDS encoding ABC transporter ATP-binding protein yields the protein MIAIEHLSVTYRREGRSVAALQDVSLTLEPGEILAVVGESGSGKSTLLMAILGLLPPGTEAGGTVTVDDSEPMEAGSEAVTPLRWTRIALILQGSMHSFTPVITVGRQIAEAIRQHGCRRESRDVRQTVAELLEEVGLPGTMADRFPHELSGGQKQRAAVAMALACSPPYLLADEPTTALDVITQARVMHLLQTTVRERHSGLMLVTHDLALASGVAHRIAVLEGGSLVEVNRSCRIIKQPRKGPTRRLVAALRRLEEETE